From Acidithiobacillus sp., the proteins below share one genomic window:
- the mreD gene encoding rod shape-determining protein MreD has protein sequence MIAIALILGFLFALTAETIPCGPLYALLHPDFVALLLLYWAISSRSELSFTIVWLIGLLQDMVLGGTLGTQAIAGVVMIYLLYTGIARVRSLASWEQLFFIFLLLLTHRLLVWLWQAWAGTITWHFSLLLGPVIGALLWPLFTLTLDYLRHALRLKHI, from the coding sequence ATGATCGCCATCGCGCTCATTCTCGGCTTTTTATTCGCACTTACAGCAGAAACCATTCCCTGCGGCCCGCTTTATGCCTTACTCCATCCTGATTTTGTCGCTCTGCTGCTGCTCTATTGGGCGATCAGCAGCAGATCTGAACTCAGCTTCACCATCGTCTGGCTGATCGGTCTGCTTCAAGATATGGTACTCGGGGGTACGCTGGGAACTCAGGCCATCGCCGGGGTTGTGATGATTTACCTGCTCTATACCGGCATTGCCCGGGTCCGCAGCCTAGCGTCCTGGGAACAACTTTTCTTCATTTTTCTGTTACTGCTGACCCACCGTTTACTGGTCTGGTTGTGGCAAGCCTGGGCAGGCACCATCACCTGGCATTTTTCGCTGCTTTTAGGACCTGTAATCGGCGCCCTGCTGTGGCCGCTTTTCACGCTGACGCTTGATTATCTGCGTCACGCGTTGCGCCTGAAGCATATATGA
- the mrdA gene encoding penicillin-binding protein 2 yields the protein MNALLPAQEHRQFTRRLLAVAGLITLLTAILATQVYRLQVLDHDHYATQSAHNTIALLPIAPLRGRILDRHGQILADDRTGFALAITPNKAIHLRETIHRLQQILRINAEDQKRFSRDLSHAHPYQPVFLRRDLRPDELAAFAVQRHQFPGVEIRTQIKRYYPYGSLFAHVLGYVGRLTPAEIREDQMADYAGLDSIGKSGLEAQYEALLKGQPGNQEVEVDARGRTVHSRLHLLARRGTTLHTTLDLAVQQAAGRAMAGRQGAVVALDPQNGDVLAAYSAPAFDPNAFVDSLSIAVWSKLRDDPGTPMTNRFLRGSYPPGSTIKPFVALSALHDKVITADQRLVGGTYYQIPGTKHKYYDWKPGGHGAENLREAIRDSNDVYFYQIAMRLGVTQIGNGLAHFGFGQRSGVDLPGESAGVVPSPDWLRQRYGQTWYQGQTVMMGIGQGYLLSTPLQLARATASIANGGRLVTPHLEQSSDSVTRPLDFSPATVAVIQNAMRDAVTTGTGKLLADDIHTVAGKTGTAQIHHAQRNDSGLVLHNTIQLWQDHALFIAYAPADHPRIAVAVVVEHGGHGGRTAGPVARAVIDAYLDTMTAPEVSP from the coding sequence ATGAACGCATTACTGCCCGCCCAAGAACATCGGCAATTCACCCGTCGGCTGCTCGCCGTAGCGGGACTGATCACCCTGCTTACGGCCATACTGGCTACACAGGTATACAGGCTGCAGGTTTTAGATCACGACCACTACGCCACCCAATCCGCCCATAATACTATTGCATTGCTGCCGATCGCCCCCCTGCGCGGCCGTATTCTCGATCGACATGGGCAGATACTCGCGGATGACCGGACCGGTTTCGCACTTGCGATCACACCGAACAAGGCCATTCACTTGCGCGAAACCATCCACCGCCTGCAGCAGATTCTACGCATTAATGCGGAGGATCAGAAACGTTTCAGCCGTGATCTGTCACATGCACACCCCTATCAGCCTGTCTTCCTTCGTCGGGATCTCCGTCCTGATGAGCTGGCAGCATTTGCCGTACAGCGCCATCAATTTCCGGGGGTGGAAATACGGACCCAGATTAAACGTTACTATCCCTATGGTTCGCTTTTCGCCCATGTATTGGGCTATGTGGGCCGCCTGACACCTGCGGAAATCCGCGAGGACCAGATGGCGGACTACGCCGGGCTGGATAGTATCGGCAAAAGCGGTCTGGAAGCACAGTATGAAGCACTGCTGAAAGGCCAGCCCGGCAATCAGGAGGTAGAAGTCGACGCCCGCGGACGCACGGTACACAGCCGGTTGCACCTCTTGGCCCGGCGGGGGACAACACTCCATACAACGCTGGATCTTGCCGTACAGCAGGCTGCCGGCCGGGCTATGGCCGGGCGGCAGGGCGCCGTGGTAGCATTGGATCCGCAGAATGGTGATGTGCTCGCTGCTTATTCGGCACCCGCGTTCGACCCGAATGCTTTCGTCGATAGCCTGAGCATCGCCGTCTGGTCCAAACTTCGGGATGATCCGGGCACCCCCATGACCAACCGGTTCCTGCGGGGCAGCTATCCTCCGGGCTCCACCATCAAACCTTTCGTGGCACTCAGCGCCTTGCATGACAAGGTCATCACCGCGGATCAACGGCTCGTTGGCGGCACTTACTACCAGATCCCCGGCACCAAGCACAAATATTACGACTGGAAACCCGGCGGTCATGGTGCGGAAAATCTGCGCGAAGCCATTCGTGATTCCAATGACGTCTATTTCTATCAAATCGCCATGCGCCTCGGCGTCACCCAGATCGGCAACGGCCTCGCTCATTTTGGCTTCGGTCAGCGCAGTGGAGTGGATTTACCTGGGGAATCCGCGGGGGTGGTCCCCTCCCCGGACTGGCTGCGCCAGCGCTACGGCCAGACGTGGTACCAGGGACAGACAGTGATGATGGGAATAGGACAGGGTTATCTGCTGAGTACCCCACTCCAGTTGGCGCGTGCCACCGCCAGTATCGCTAACGGTGGCCGACTGGTTACACCGCATCTGGAACAATCGTCCGATAGCGTAACGCGACCCCTGGACTTTTCACCAGCCACCGTTGCCGTCATTCAGAATGCGATGCGTGATGCCGTGACCACCGGCACTGGCAAATTGCTGGCCGATGATATACATACGGTTGCGGGTAAAACTGGCACCGCTCAGATACACCATGCGCAGCGTAATGACTCTGGTCTGGTACTGCATAATACGATTCAACTTTGGCAGGATCACGCACTCTTTATCGCCTATGCGCCTGCCGACCACCCGCGCATCGCTGTGGCGGTGGTTGTCGAACATGGTGGCCACGGAGGTCGTACTGCCGGTCCCGTTGCCAGAGCAGTAATCGACGCCTACCTCGATACGATGACAGCGCCGGAGGTCAGCCCATGA
- the rodA gene encoding rod shape-determining protein RodA: protein MNWRIHLLRPLRKLDPALMTGIVILMLISLAVLYSGSQESIRVVLAQLLRFTVGIVVLVIVANTPPERIRAWAPALYAIGIILLAITLVVGKTSLGARRWLGAGPLVFQPSELMKLALPLFLAYYYSQQENVRHWLSTVAGFVLIAIPFLLIAKEPDLGTAAQIGAAGIFMMWLAGARRRWFVGLIILIAVSGPVLWHFLHGYQKERILTFLDPQRDPLGAGYHIIQSMIAVGSGGFWGKGWFNGTQVNLDFLPEAQTDFVFSGFAEEFGLVGVVILISTYLLIVLRGLVIAYESRDSFGRLIAGTLSLTFFLYIFINMGMTTGILPVVGVPLPLISYGGTAMLTFMIGLGILMSVHAHPRTHE from the coding sequence ATGAACTGGCGCATTCACCTGCTGCGACCACTGCGAAAACTGGATCCGGCGCTCATGACAGGTATCGTGATACTCATGCTCATCAGCCTCGCGGTGCTTTATAGCGGCAGCCAGGAAAGTATCCGCGTGGTACTTGCCCAACTTTTGCGATTCACTGTCGGCATCGTCGTATTGGTAATTGTCGCGAATACACCACCTGAGCGCATTCGCGCCTGGGCACCCGCCTTGTACGCCATAGGCATTATCCTGCTCGCCATCACCCTCGTGGTGGGCAAAACCAGTCTTGGCGCACGCCGCTGGCTGGGAGCCGGGCCGTTGGTCTTTCAGCCCTCGGAGCTTATGAAGCTCGCCCTTCCCCTGTTCCTCGCCTATTATTATTCTCAACAGGAAAACGTCCGCCACTGGCTTTCTACCGTCGCGGGATTTGTGCTTATCGCCATCCCCTTTTTGCTCATCGCCAAGGAACCAGACCTCGGTACAGCCGCACAAATTGGCGCGGCCGGCATCTTCATGATGTGGCTGGCGGGTGCGCGCCGCCGCTGGTTTGTCGGGCTTATCATTCTGATCGCGGTCAGCGGCCCGGTGCTCTGGCATTTTCTGCACGGATACCAAAAAGAGCGCATCCTGACTTTCCTGGATCCCCAACGCGACCCCCTGGGTGCGGGATACCACATCATTCAGAGCATGATCGCCGTAGGTTCTGGTGGGTTTTGGGGAAAGGGCTGGTTCAACGGCACCCAGGTTAACCTCGATTTCCTGCCAGAAGCCCAAACCGACTTCGTTTTTTCGGGATTTGCCGAGGAATTTGGTCTGGTCGGGGTGGTTATCCTCATCTCCACCTACCTGCTCATTGTCTTGCGCGGCCTAGTAATCGCCTACGAGAGCCGGGATTCCTTCGGTCGCCTCATTGCCGGCACCCTGAGCCTGACTTTCTTCCTTTACATTTTCATTAATATGGGCATGACCACCGGGATCCTTCCCGTGGTAGGAGTGCCTCTGCCACTGATAAGCTATGGCGGAACAGCTATGCTGACTTTTATGATTGGGCTGGGCATCCTGATGTCGGTCCACGCCCACCCGCGTACACACGAATAA